GCACTAGCCCCCGTCATGGATACTGTACAGCAGTGGGCAGACGACTGGATTTCCGCGCGGACGGTACAACATTGAAGACTGTAACAACATAAGTCAGGTGTTGTATCGCGATAGTTCGAGAGCCGCCGCGAAAAGTGGTACGTCGCTTAACGATTCGTTGTGTACTGCATCTGCGGATGATTCAGCTTACCGTGATGTATCACTTCTATACGTTGAAATTTTGAACTCCCGATGACTAAAGTCGGGAGTTTTTGTGTCTAAAAAGCATCCATTTCGTGTCCGCAGCGTCATCAATATGTGTCCATTTCTCGGCAGGAGAGCGCAATTGAGTTCCACATTTGCAGGTCTTGGTGACTGGAATTTGAAGATGGGCTTGGTCAGTTGCGGGCTTCCTAGGAAGCGCCGGTCATATTCGGTAACTCGAGCCATAGGGTAGATTGGGATACCTTTCGGGATCTACAACACCAAGTAAAGGTTGGGTTACCTGTGCAACGAAAGTTTGTGTTCGCACTTGGGGTGGCGCTCTGCACGATATTGGTTGGCTGCAGTCCGTTTGAGCCTTCTGCATCTTCTACGAAGGTGGGTGCATCCCCCACAACAGTCTCCACCGGGCGGGCACAGAGTCAGACCAACAATTCCACGTCCAGTAAGGCGGGAGGTCCATTAAGCCACACACCTCCATCGAGTTTAGGCAAGACTACAGGCAAGCAAAATGGACGAACTCACTCCGTTGCAACTCAACCTCCCAAACCTCTGATACTCTCTCTCGGCAGTCAAGGTGCAAACGTGGAGAAACTTCAAGAGATGCTTGCCGTTACAGGTTATCTTCCACTCACGTGGACGATGGGTTCCGCATCGCCTGGCGGCACCAAGAACACGGGTGCATCTGCTTCAACAACGAGTAGCCTTACGCCCGGTGCTTCGACATCCAATGCCGCGGTGACATCTCAGATGCCCGCCCAGTCTCAGGTGCCAGCAAGCACGTGGCGCTGGAAGTACACGTCTACACCGAAATCCCTGGTTGCGTTATGGTCACCGACCAAGTACACGCTGTTAACGAAGTCTGCAGTCATGACCTTTGAACAAGTCCACCACCTCGTGGCAGATGGTGTAGCTGGCCCGCAGGTGCTCAGTGCCTTAGCTTCGGATGTGCGGAATCACCGACAAAGCCCGGTTGGATTCACGTACGTTCAGGTTTCCCTGGGCATCCCACAGTCTTTAAACCTATGGCATAACGGAAGTGTCGTTATCCACTCGCCGGCAAACGGAGGAATCCCGCAGAGCCCAACGGTGATTGGGACTTTCCCCGTTTACTTACAGTACAGAACACAGACAATGAAAGGAACAACCCCATCGGGACAACACTATAGCGATCCCGGCATCCCCTACGTCAGCTACTTTTACGGCGGAGAGGCCGTACATGGGTTCATCCGGGCAAGCTATGGATACCCCCAGAGCCTAGGATGCGTAGAGCTACCCGTTGCGACCGCAGCTCGAGTGTGGCCATACATGCATCTCGGAACCCTTGTAAATATTAGCTAGCCGCGTCGCAGGCAGGTGGCAGATGATGTGCCGCTGATTCTGACCTACCTGCCTGCCTGCGATTACTGACCGCGACTACCCGCCTGGTGGCCCCTGCGTGCCTGCGACTACCCGCCGAGGCATTGGGGCTCATTCGAATTTGAAAAACACATACCCGATGGGGTATGCGATGAGATGCAGCGATATTTTTGTGCCTTCGATGCTTACCCCTCGGGGTATATTTCAGAAATAGCGCTACCTTCCTATCCTTATTCCTCAACCCCAAGGGGTATCCTAACTATCATTCTGGTATCTATGGCCGATCCGGTACCCCCCCTGCAAACTCCACAGATATACTTCTGTATCCTAGCCACGCGGCTATACCCTCCCATTTTTCGACTTAGCGATATTTTTGTATCTTGCACCAGACGAGGTACCCCTCATCTCAGGCATGTGGACCGACCCAAAAATTCCCGCCCTTCGCTCAGAGTGCAAAACGTACACCCCCATGGGTATATGCCAGCAAGTAGTGATACTTTTGTGCCTTCGATGCTTACCCCTCGGGGTATATTTCAGAAATAGCGCTACCTTCCTATCCTTATTCCTCAACCCCAAGGGGTATCCTAACTATCATTCTGGTATCTATGGCCGGTCCGGTACCCCCCCTGCAAACTCCACAGATATACTTCTGTATCCTAGCCACGCGGCTATACCCTCCCATTTTTCGACTTAACGATATTTTTGTATCTTGCACCGAGCCGGATACCGCCTTCTTGCTCGACCCCTTTCTGCTCGCCTCAGGGCTCCCCGCCTCGTGCCTGCCCCCTGCTCGGTATTTGTCTACTCGACGGTACCCAGTCGCTACTGAAGTTAGTGGAAAACGCGCGCTAGGAGCGCGCGTTCGACAAATTTTTATGGTATTCGAGGAAACCATTACCGGGAGGTATCAGCCTGTACAGGAAGAAAACAGCATAGACGCCAAAAGAGAGGTACTCTTCGTCATCAGTGGAAAATGCACCAGTTGCAACGTCCATTTACCAGTCCAGTGAAGGAGAGAGAAGTCTATGCAAAAAGTAAAAACCACAGCCGTTGCTGGAACTCTGGCCCTTGTCATGCTCACTCCAACTGCTTTCGCAAACACCACTTCTAATCAGAGGTACGTCGAAACGAATGCAGGATGGGTATCGTATCACAGTGCCGCTCGACTCGACAGCCCCATCTTGGGACGCCTACAACTTGGTGAGAAGGCTCCCCTCGTGACGAAGGCAAATTCTTACTGGTACGAAATTCAATGGAATGGGAAAATGGTGTACATCACAACAAACGCTCACTACACCCACGTTGTCACTGGTGCTTTGACAAGTGGCGTGTCAGGATCAACGCCAACGGCAACAACGCCCCCTCCAACCGCATCTTCCGGAAATCCTGCGACGACACCTGCTGCACCTTCATCGTCATCACCTTCATCGTCCTCACCTTCATCGTCTTCGACGTCCGTTTCTACGCCAACGTGGCAAGTCAACGCGGACAAGGTTATTGCGACGGCTAAGACCCAGCTTGGGGTTCCCTATCTCTGGGGACATCAGGAGCCCGGAATCGGGTTTGACTGCAGCAATTTCACGGCCTGGAGTTTCCGCACAGCCCTGGGCATCGCTTTCTCGGGCAGTTCGGTAACACAGCGGAACTCAGTTGGTACTCCCGTTTCGCTCGGCAACATTCGAGAAGGAGATTTGCTGTTCTTCAAAACTGCCAACAACCCTACTGGCAGCGGTCATGTGGGTATTTACATGGGTAACGGGATGGTGATTCAAGAAGGCGGCGGTTGGAAAAAGGTAACCATCGAACCACTGCACGGGACTTGGCTCGGCCGAAATCTTGTATTCGCTCGCCGAGTTATCAATTAACTCGCTGCAGTATTCATGCGCAAAACCCCTGGACCTACCGAAAGGAGGTTTGGGGGTTTCCAGATTTTTTGATGAGAAAGTAAATGGGCTCGCTTACGCGTCCACATTTTCACGTCTGTCTTCCCACGTAACTTCCAAACTCCATCGCACCCTCAGGCTTTAGCTTCGTTAGGAGTGGGGCCGCTGATAGCGATCTCAAAACGCGTTATTGGTCCTGCCCGGGCACCGATTCAAGTGGAAATAACGCGCTCGTGGCGCGTTATTCACCGAAACGGATTTAAATAACGCGTTCACACATCGCTATTCACTCAAGGTGCGAACATAGCGCTTCGACAACGCGCTATTTCTTGCAGGCACTATAGACTCCATTGGAAATAACGCGCTCAGAGCGCGTTATTGCGAATTATTCACCAGGACGAGGGCCATGTCCGCGGAGGCTTACGCACCCACAGTGCGTAAGCCTCCGCTCAGGCAGGCGATATCGCTCTCACGTACGCACCCGCGGTGCGTACGCACGGCACGGCCCAGGCAGACGATTTCGCTCTCGCGTACGCACCCGCGGTGCGTACGCACGGCACGGCTCAGGCAGGCGATTTCTCGCTCCTTTACACACCCCCAAGTCGGGAGCCCGCATCTTAACTCTGCCGAAGACACCCTCAGGGTCCTACAACGTATCCATCTGCACGAGTCCAATCTGACCGGCGTCGGTGACAGCGAGCAAGTACATCGGGCGGTGTGGAGGTATCGGATAGTTTCCAACTGTCCAATTGGCGTTCCAATGGCCGTTTTTGTCAATT
The Alicyclobacillus curvatus genome window above contains:
- a CDS encoding C40 family peptidase, encoding MQKVKTTAVAGTLALVMLTPTAFANTTSNQRYVETNAGWVSYHSAARLDSPILGRLQLGEKAPLVTKANSYWYEIQWNGKMVYITTNAHYTHVVTGALTSGVSGSTPTATTPPPTASSGNPATTPAAPSSSSPSSSSPSSSSTSVSTPTWQVNADKVIATAKTQLGVPYLWGHQEPGIGFDCSNFTAWSFRTALGIAFSGSSVTQRNSVGTPVSLGNIREGDLLFFKTANNPTGSGHVGIYMGNGMVIQEGGGWKKVTIEPLHGTWLGRNLVFARRVIN
- a CDS encoding L,D-transpeptidase family protein, which codes for MQRKFVFALGVALCTILVGCSPFEPSASSTKVGASPTTVSTGRAQSQTNNSTSSKAGGPLSHTPPSSLGKTTGKQNGRTHSVATQPPKPLILSLGSQGANVEKLQEMLAVTGYLPLTWTMGSASPGGTKNTGASASTTSSLTPGASTSNAAVTSQMPAQSQVPASTWRWKYTSTPKSLVALWSPTKYTLLTKSAVMTFEQVHHLVADGVAGPQVLSALASDVRNHRQSPVGFTYVQVSLGIPQSLNLWHNGSVVIHSPANGGIPQSPTVIGTFPVYLQYRTQTMKGTTPSGQHYSDPGIPYVSYFYGGEAVHGFIRASYGYPQSLGCVELPVATAARVWPYMHLGTLVNIS